DNA sequence from the Thamnophis elegans isolate rThaEle1 chromosome 4, rThaEle1.pri, whole genome shotgun sequence genome:
TCCACCAAGTATTTGCCATCCACGTTACTTTTAATGCGACTGTAAATGAATAAGAGCAAATCTGTATTTAGGAACAGCCACTAAGAAAAATGGAGCAACATTATCTCCACTGTTCATCTGCTGCATGTGAATTAGTTGCATTTTCCTCATAACATCTGGATATAATCTTTCTCATTTAAAACACCTGggttggcatttttttttagctAGATTGAGAACAGCCTTCGCTTTGGATATATGTTACCAGCAAgcctcaaataaaaaaaatggggaacTGTTTAGCACATTTATATGTTAATGAGGAATTAATTTGTGTTAAAAGGGGATGCAATATTAAGATGTTGGACTAGGACCAAGAAGGCCAGGGTCAAATTCTCATGGGTTCACTTTGAGCAAATTGCTTTCTCTTACCTTGACTTGCCTTACAGGGTTAATGGGAGGGAGGAGACCTAGGTACATTGCCTTGAGCTCCTGCACTAAAGGCAGAATGTACACTTCACacaaaaatccctttttttaaaaaaatgtagttttttaaaatagttaaaagaaAATCCTCAATTTTTCTGTGGAAAATTGTTGATTGCATATTAATACAAGAATTAAGGGCTACTTGCCAGTCCAATCATATTGATTCCCCaattttgaagaatattttgcTTAAAGATAATTTTTTATTCAAATTCAAATAGTATTGATTAATAATCAACTCAAACTTGAAGACTTGGAGCTAAAGAACTGTCAGCAGATGTGTACTCCCTCGCCTCCTGCAAACTTTCCCTGAGAATCAGGAAATAGTCTGGCAAAGATTATGATTCTGTATTGTTTTACTGACAGTAATGGGAGTGGGAGGCAATGGGAGTACACTGTTGAATAATAAATACtgaaatgtagattataaaaggAGGGGAGTTAAAGAAAGATTTCAGTAACTATCAAAGAATGATAtatagtagtcctcaacttacaatctttcatttaatgactatttgaagttacaacaacattgaaTAAAGTGTCttatttccagtggtgggattcaaataatttaacaaccggttctctgccctaatgatttcttccaacaaactgcttagaaagttaataactggttctcctgaagtggtgcgaactggctgaatcccaccactgcttatgtcTTATTTTTCAcattaacaaccattgcagcatccccctggtcacataattaaaattcagacacttggcaactagctcatatttatgagTATTGGTTGgatcgtgtgatccccttttgagaccttttgacaagcaaaatcaatgggggatccagattcacttcacaactgtattactaactgaacaattgcagcaattcacttaacaattatgacaaaaaagaaattgtaaaatgaggcaaaactcatttaactttcttgcttagtaacaaaaattttgggctccattgtgattgtaagttgaggactacctgtaaaaattATACAATTATTTGTACTACATTTCTGGTGATTAGAGGAGGTAACTATCCAGTGAGTTATACAGATGTGTCCATGCTTTTGTTTGGCAACAATCTAGAAGTAGTTTCCCATTGTCGTTTTCCAGGAGATTTATACTCCCTAAGTCTGGTCTATAGATGGTGATTTCTTCTCCAATTACTAACTAACGGTAGTTCTTCCAACACTACTGAGTTTTCTCAGGATTCTAGGTGAACTAGGTAGAAGTAATTAATAAAACATTGTCAGAGAAAAACACAAGGCAGTAAAGATATTTGTTATTTGTCCATTGTAAACAAAGCTGGGATGTAATTgttgatataaaaataataactatTTTATATATCATGTAGGAACAAAAAGTATCATGATCAGATAATTTTTATAATGTTAATTCTTTATTAGTCTGATGTCTAGAGTTTTGTTCAAAATTGGAAGATGGATTATTTCAGGTATCGCTCCCCCACATTGGAAAACCTTTAACAATTGTACGGTATGATAAAGGTCATTCACAGGTTTAGATGTTTGGTCCAGTTTAAAATACCATTAAACATTGGGAAATATTTTGTTTACATAATAAATTATTGCAGTAAATGCAAACAGCTCATCAGTTAAAGTCTGAATCAAGTCAACTTCTTTGATAATCTCTCTGCCTGCAAGTGGAAGGAAATTCAAATGAAACTGGCTTAATTAGATGAAAAATACTTGTGCTGGACAGAGCCACAGAGAAGTTTCTGTCTTACTGATAAAAGAGAATGTAGCTCAgtacttctagcactgatgatattatctagtttggataatgaaatgtctgcaagaaaacaagctaagAAGGTTTAACGTTTCTATCTAGAATAGCTAAAACAGAATAAAGATCTCTTAAATATCTTTGGAGTATCTTAACATTCAGGAAAACGTTGTAGAAGAAAATTGAATAAGAAAAGGAATAGAGAATGAGTGAATCAGGTTTGAATAAAAAATTGCTGTAGTTTGATCATACAGCGAGATGAATGATAATCAAATTACAAAATAACTATACAAAGGGTAAAAGGGCAGTTAGCAGGACCAACAAAGTCTTATGGTTGGCTAGATGGAACTTATGAGACACTCAAAAACAGAACTGTAAAGAACAAAAGGCAATGTATGAATAGATGTATGGACATGATAGAAACAAGGATGGACCTTCTACTGAATAGTGTTAGTGTAAACTAGTTTtaagtttgcttttattttttcatgCTTCTTTTGCTTATTATCTTTTACACTTTTTCTGCATAATTTTGCAAACCCCAAAACTGAATAGCATTGATGGATAGTATGTACTAATATATGTACAATTGGGCTAATGATATGTTCATTGGCTGCTTTGAAAAATGAGACACAAATTAGAATCTGAAGGAGAGATGATCTTACCCTCCTTCACTTTTAGGCAAAATGCCTAAGTAAGGCAAGTCTTAGAGAAATGGAATTGTACTTGGACATGACATAAACATTTCCTGTTTCATGAGTGATATGTGAAATATCAAACAAATTTAGTACTAATGAAACAAATTGCAATTCTATTTAAAAGGGACAGCCTCTTGAATTATATTGTATGGATCATAGCCAGCAGCAATCCTTTTTGTATCTTTAAAGGCATATCTTCACCTTGGCCATAACAGATGGAGAAATGGGTCCCTTAGTTCAATGTGcttgccattttttctttttttatattttattgattttattgtaatttctttcaTTGTTGTGAGGCACTCGGGGTTATGGAAAGTTGATGGCatgtaagtttaataaattaCTATTATGACTGGTTGCAAAGTCAGCCAGATGTTAAGACTGGATTTGGCAGtgttatccacctattgagtgcTTCCAGAGGTGTTgaaggtattgttgcaggatattagctgttccaaataaagctgctttttgcaattgactaattgTGCTTTTGTCAATACCATATgctgttcaagtggtgctccagatgtttgcaGTTGCACCCAATGCACCTATTACACTTGGTACTATCCTTGCTTGCTTTTGTCACAGTCATTCTACTTTTATTGGCAGgtttttgtattttatgatttttctccagttctttttcttttattctgctatCTCCAAATATTGTAATGTCCATTATCcctacttttttgtttttcttatcaacaattgaagTCTGGGCTGTTGTGTGTCAAATGCTTGTCTGTTGAATtgtaaattattattatcatcacatGAAGAATCTGAAAGTGACTAAAAGAACCCTTTTCCTGAAGATAATCCTGACTATTTATAATCTTCAAAGTATTATACGCTAATTAGATATCCTTATCTCCACTCAGTCTCCTGCTGATTTCAGTGTGAACTGGATAATGTCCCTGGGACATTCAAATACATTCTGTACTTGATAATGCAAGCATTGTATATACATCCAAACTAAAATGAGCAATAACATTATATTCCTGGGAACTGAATTTAAGTAGTGAAACTACTTTTATACCTGAAATTCtatcaccatttttaaaaatagtacagTATTACACATCTGTCTGACAACATAATCTCATTTTATTTCCCTTGTACTGTCCTCCTGTGGATGGATTAAACTCAAGCTCCAAATCTTCAGATAATGCCAGCACAGTGGACATCTCATTATACTTTTCATGTTGTTATTTATATCAAGACATAATTTGAACGGCTCCCATTCATATATTTGTTCAGCATAACATATCAAAATACTAATAAAATTGGTATTTATTTAATTGGATTACATTAAGACTACAATATTTGAGTGAAAAATCACCACAAGCAAaactaaaaggttttttttttgcatgcatcTTGAATAGTTCATATTAGAAGATTTCATAAAATAATTTCATAGAATAATTTCATAGGAGAAATTATGAAAAGGTACtcaaatatacaatatacaatgacacacaatggatgaaaactaatcaagcagagatgcaacctagaaataaggagaaatgtcctgacagttagaacaattaacagtggaatgacttgcttctagaagttgtgaatgttccaacactggatgttttaaagaagagattggacaatcatttgtttgaaatggtgtagggtttcctgcctgagcagtgggttggacaacaagatctccaaggtaccttccaactctgttattcaactattctattaaatgtatttaaatatatttcattgatgatttatttattaaattcagaacTTCAGCACTGGATCTCTATAACCCATCTATATTCACATATTTAAGTGCTGTTGGAATTAATGGGATTTGTATTAATCACAATGAACTTTCCCAAGCTGCCTATAAGGTAACTAACAGTGAAATTCAATGTATTTCGTATATATCTATTTAATCATAAATCCCACTGAATTCAGTGCAAATAAAAAAACTGATGCAGTTCACTGTTAAGATACTTTAGAAATCTGAAAGCTGCTTATTCAACAATCCTGGCAATCAAAATAGTTAAAAATCTTAACCATTTGAAGACTAGCATTTTTTCTCTTAGCATAATTaattattggggggagggggctgaatCTTTTCCTAGAATGAGAAAGCAatgacaaaatattttcaaaaactaTCTATAGCAGAAGTCACCTGGTAAGACGAAAGCATACCCAGCCATACTTTCAAGGCAGATAAATAATTAGAATCCCCGAAAATAGTGTAGATTCAATTTTATGCATTCAAGGGCAAAATAAGTATGTATTGAGTGTGTGTACATTAGTAGAGCTCTATAAATCCATTTATCTACCTAGAGGAGAAAGCCAAGAATAGCTAAAGAGTGATTTAACAGAGGTCAAGATAAATGTCAGTGTGCAAAGAAGAGGTTTCCCTGCATaatccatattaaaaaaaagtgagtTCTGATGTAATTTATTCAATTACTTTGTTTTTAGGGAAAAATCAGGCATGATGGCTTAACAGCAATATAGTAAATGGATGAACCATAAGCTAGAAAGGAGTAGTGAAATACCCCTAAAATAATTCATTGTTAAAGTTATAATGCTATAGTATAAGACAATTACTGGGAAAAGAAAATTAATCAATTAAGTTATATTTCTGAAAGTCTGAAATGGTGGCtttcttaattaaaataatttatattactCTTTATTGCTGATCTTAGTTTGCTATTCACAACAGAACCTCTAAAAAAATCTGAATGACATGTAAACACAAGATTTAAAGGCAGAAACCATACaccaaaattaattttctttcaaCTACTTACTCTTTCACTTCCTTGGAACCAAAATCTAAGTATCGGTTGCTGATCCACTGAATCTCAAACCAGTCTCTGTAACCATTATTTCCACAACATCTGAACTCAATTTGGAGCATATCAATTGTCTTCTTCATGAAGCATCTTCCTGGAGTATCTGTGTCACGGTAGAATTTCATACTATTTTTTAACCCTTCTGCCAGTGTATAGTCAAGAGAACCCCTCATCAGAAAGcaaataaaagcaattaaaaaaatgaagacattAAAAATTACACATATCATTAAATAGAATTTCAAGAAAAATTTCCATTTTTCAAATTTAGCAGGATCTAGGGAATCGTAGCATATTTTGCCAGAAAGAGCATTAGATACACCGGCAAGTAGACCTACCAGTATTAAAGAGTTGGGCACAAAGTGGCTTTCAGAATTGTCCATCATTTCAGTTCGCTTCCTGAGTTCAATTTTCAGAAAAAGTCCCATAGAAAAAACAACAATTCCAGCAAACACTGAAAACCAATTCATTAGCCATAATCCTTGTGCTAGTTTTACTCTTTTCTTCTGGTTAAACTTGATTTTCATCACTGCCATCTTTTTCACAATGCTGGTGGTACCAAGCTTCTCCTCAAACCACCCCTTCTTTGAAAAGGGTTAAGACTAGAATTGGAAAGATATGCCACCACTCAGTCCTTGAAGATTCAAAGGGGCATCCTTTTTGTTGGGACATTATTTagttcttccatcttcctcagcCCAAAATTGAAGAAGTGCAGATACATTTTTCAAATCagcaagatgttttttttaaaaatcacattaatAAAAGATTATTGGTAAATAAGATATGCAACTATTTGTGGTCGTCCCTTCTATACAAAGGAGAAACTGTTTCAATTTCAAATAATTAAAGCTGGATCTATACTACGTCATTCCAATACTAATTAGTGTAATCCAATTTAAGAAATCTCTGTCCACAGATAAGCCAAGAAAATAATCCTTTCATTTTACTATTCAGAGGGCTTGTGCTTTCACATGATATAACTGAAAACAAAGATATTTGAAGTTTCCCTGTTCCTAGACTTCCTTCTCCTTGGGAAATTAGTTTTGAAACCTATACCAGATGCTTTTCATACACTGACCTACAAATGAGCTAGTCTATGATGCTACTTATCCTTATGTCACTCACCTTGAATGACATGCTCTGGGACTTAGGCATTTTGGGGATGGAATTAGGTCATGTTTTCAATGATTTTCAATCTAAgaattttaaagataaaaacaAGAATTACCAGCTTAATTGTGACAACCTTACTAAATCATTGCAGAAGCTATGTCAAACTGCCAagacatttgagcccaaaatagAGTTTACAGATTAATCACAAACAACCAACAATGTCTTGCTGAGAAAGGAACTTTGTGTACAATGGAAAAGGGTGCAATTATCTCACTGTTAAGGGGAGTCTAAACTCCATTGTTGCTATTTAAGTTAGAAGAGTCTTTTATTGTGCTAGAACATGTTAGCAGGGCATTCTAATGGAATTTACAGTACTGTATGGCAAGAAGTGAGTCAGTGTAGTATTGGAACGGCAATATCCAAGTTCAAGTCCACTGTTAGTCATTGGACTTCAGTGGATTTGGAGCAATCACTTTTTCAGTTatgatggaatagaattcttaaaATAGATGTTGTAAATTTGTGGACCTGTATGCACTATGTTTAGCTCTTATTGAATACTAGCTGAATACACACGCTCAGCTATGAAAGGATGTAATctggcttgataaattgacacttacagcttgaaaattaatgagtagttatgatcggtctctcctctcctcttctccccctcaggctggccccacaaagcctctcctttcctatccccttctctaTCTCAGGCTTACCACACAGAatccaatcctatcctatcctatcctatcctatcctatcctatcctatcctatccccttctctccctcagacttgTCCCACAGAATCCtcttctctcctatccccttctctccctcagccttgccctacAGAaacctgtcctatcctatccccttctccctcaggcttgccccatagaaacctatcctatcccccttctctccctcagacttgccccacagaagcc
Encoded proteins:
- the PRPH2 gene encoding peripherin-2, with product MAVMKIKFNQKKRVKLAQGLWLMNWFSVFAGIVVFSMGLFLKIELRKRTEMMDNSESHFVPNSLILVGLLAGVSNALSGKICYDSLDPAKFEKWKFFLKFYLMICVIFNVFIFLIAFICFLMRGSLDYTLAEGLKNSMKFYRDTDTPGRCFMKKTIDMLQIEFRCCGNNGYRDWFEIQWISNRYLDFGSKEVKDRIKSNVDGKYLVDSVPFSCCNPSSPRPCIQYQVSNNSAHYSYDYQTEELNLWTRGCREALLNYYSGIMTSMGVVALFVWLFEILVLIGLRLLHTSLENITNPEDPECESEGWVLEKSLKDTFKSTLENLKNIGKGNQVNAEGAEDEGAKTQAVATVS